In Alkalihalobacterium alkalinitrilicum, a genomic segment contains:
- a CDS encoding sodium:solute symporter encodes MEGQFAIIDYIILFGYLLFILYVGIAVAKKEIQGKEFFKGDGSIPWWVTSVSLFATLLSPISFLSIAGNSYIGTWQLWVAQLGLFIAVPIAIIFFLPVYRNLNLDTAYEYLERRFDKNLRMLGSLLFIIYQIGRMSIIMYLPAIALAYVTGLSPILIILFMGVIATVYSAFGGIKSVLWTDFIQGVVLIGGGVFALIVLLFAIDGGMSEVFKVGIEDNKFFSDVVVFDPNILKDSLFIIFLGAGLSTAFSYISSQDMVQRYLTTNDLKEMNKMTIFNGVLSISTATLFFFIGTALYVFYTQQAGPLPTGKSDLIFANFIVNELPVGISGLLIAGLFAAGQSTLSTGLNSVATSWTLDIQKVLKPDLSDEKGTRIARIVSVVVGIFSIAFAIVLAHSDVSSAYAWFNGLMGLVLGIIGGTFTLGVLTKKANTKGALIGFFATAIVAIYVSYFTDTTLWAYSLINLVTSIVFGYVFSLIFSGKSKAEDQPLTYYDHK; translated from the coding sequence ATGGAAGGGCAATTTGCAATTATCGATTATATTATCTTATTCGGATATTTGTTATTTATTTTGTATGTTGGAATAGCGGTAGCGAAGAAGGAAATACAAGGGAAAGAATTTTTTAAGGGAGATGGATCCATCCCTTGGTGGGTAACATCCGTTAGTTTATTTGCAACGCTTTTAAGTCCTATTTCATTTTTATCAATTGCTGGAAATTCTTATATAGGCACTTGGCAGTTATGGGTGGCGCAGTTAGGGCTTTTTATCGCCGTACCGATTGCGATTATATTCTTCCTGCCGGTATATAGAAACTTAAATTTGGACACAGCGTATGAGTATTTAGAAAGACGATTTGATAAAAATTTAAGAATGCTAGGAAGTTTGTTATTTATCATTTATCAAATTGGACGAATGTCCATTATTATGTATTTGCCTGCGATTGCGTTAGCATATGTGACGGGATTAAGTCCGATCCTCATTATCCTCTTTATGGGTGTTATTGCGACCGTATATTCGGCATTCGGTGGAATTAAATCTGTTTTATGGACTGACTTTATCCAAGGTGTTGTGTTAATTGGTGGCGGTGTTTTTGCTTTAATTGTTCTTCTGTTCGCTATCGATGGAGGAATGTCAGAAGTATTTAAAGTGGGTATTGAAGATAACAAATTCTTTAGTGATGTGGTCGTTTTTGATCCAAATATTTTAAAAGATAGTTTATTCATTATCTTTTTAGGAGCAGGGCTTTCAACTGCATTTTCTTATATCTCAAGTCAGGATATGGTCCAACGTTATTTAACAACGAACGATTTAAAAGAAATGAATAAAATGACGATTTTTAATGGTGTGCTTTCTATTAGTACTGCAACTTTATTCTTTTTCATTGGGACTGCTCTTTACGTATTTTATACTCAGCAAGCAGGACCGTTACCAACTGGAAAGTCAGATTTAATTTTTGCGAACTTTATTGTAAACGAACTACCTGTTGGAATTTCTGGACTGTTAATTGCTGGTTTATTTGCAGCAGGTCAATCCACACTTTCAACAGGGTTAAACAGTGTTGCGACAAGCTGGACATTAGATATTCAAAAGGTTTTGAAACCAGATTTAAGTGATGAGAAAGGTACTCGCATCGCTAGAATTGTATCGGTTGTTGTTGGTATTTTTTCAATCGCGTTTGCCATTGTTCTTGCACATTCTGATGTGAGTTCGGCTTATGCTTGGTTTAATGGATTAATGGGATTAGTTCTAGGAATTATTGGTGGTACATTTACACTTGGGGTGTTAACGAAGAAAGCGAATACAAAGGGAGCGCTCATCGGTTTCTTTGCGACAGCGATTGTTGCCATTTATGTT